A section of the Acanthochromis polyacanthus isolate Apoly-LR-REF ecotype Palm Island chromosome 1, KAUST_Apoly_ChrSc, whole genome shotgun sequence genome encodes:
- the dcp1b gene encoding mRNA-decapping enzyme 1B: MTATSSGSTSCLAAKGLDISLAALKRQDPYINNIVDVASQVALYTYNNRTNEWEKTEVEGTLFVYTRLASPRHGFTIMNRLSMENLTEPITKDLDFQLQDPFLLYRNARLVIHGIWFYDKEDCQRIAQRMRILTQQEQVLAQSQGGWLSPAGGGGAVVVGVGGLPRGGESNAKAVDIIQMLSKARTEYDKEKSTSEPKEIGGSSVLSGNPHLIKPIPVKPNAQDSEGAELKPLSLATLFGPQHQHHHSSKPDPVPNVAAHTISAGKVTRPPVARTLTYGDAVNSSRGVTSNGGNVAPTGSSEGVVRAVVGEDGGHVVGGLLSSPTTTHQQQHCPAIAKLMQGQRGVGGVLQTVSESPENRLCDNGVPLDHHHHHLYHQQYQQHHHQLQQLQSDPIKRLFQGQPPPPPPTASFPSTAPPCCSNPPPLQQSPRLSSQPVIMDSVSCSHLQAQQSQQLYFSLSKSQAEVQHSSQTAAQGTGLPSQMPGVVSPHELLQKLQLVQQEQSLASNDPPRPCPNLAPRFLGPTQSQGAGQTLGTVPNTTTTTAGQKAALQFQVISPQRIPATVAPSLLLSPSVFIQTTSSGELVAQDNSPATSSLPRPPLQKEVRVLSRNQLQATLLHLIQTDGSFLDSIYEAYISRFANDSSGKY; encoded by the exons ATGACAGCGACTTCTTCAGGTAGCACTAGCTGCCTTGCTGCGAAAGGACTGGACATAAGTCTGGCTGCCCTGAAGCGACAAGACCCCTACATTAATAACATCGTGGACGTGGCCAGTCAAGTCGCCCTGTATACTTATAACAACAGGACAAATGAGTGG gAGAAGACAGAAGTGGAAGGGACACTTTTTGTCTACACCAG GCTGGCATCTCCCAGACATGGTTTCACCATCATGAACCGGCTCAGCATGGAGAATCTGACAGAGCCAATCACCAAAGACCTGGACTTCCAGCTCCAGGACCCCTTCCTGCTTTACCGCAATGCAAGAT TGGTTATCCATGGGATTTGGTTCTATGATAAGGAGGACTGTCAGCGCATTGCTCAGAGGATGAGGAT TCTGACCCAGCAGGAGCAGGTCCTGGCTCAGTCCCAGGGTGGTTGGTTATCtccagcaggaggaggaggagcagtggTAGTAGGTGTTGGTGGATTACCGAGAGGAGGAGAAAGTAACGCAAAGGCAGTGGACATCATCCAGATGTTAAGCAAAGCACGCACAGAGTATGACAAG GAGAAATCTACCTCAGAGCCAAAGGAGATTGGCGGCAGCAGTGTTCTGTCTGGAAACCCCCACCTAATCAAACCAATACCCGTGAAACCCAACGCTCAG GACAGTGAAGGTGCTGAACTGAAACCTCTCTCTTTGGCCACTCTGTTTGGCCCTCAGCATCAGCATCACCACTCATCTAAACCAGACCCTGTTCCTAATGTGGCTGCTCACACGATATCAGCAGGGAAAGTTACTCGCCCACCTGTCGCCCGCACATTGACCTACGGTGATGCAGTGAACTCCAGCAGAGGTGTGACCTCCAATGGAGGGAATGTTGCACCTACCGGGAGTTCAGAAGGAGTTGTCAGGGCCGTAGTTGGGGAAGATGGTGGACACGTAGTTGGCGGTTTGCTGTCGAGCCCCACCACCactcaccagcagcagcactgccCGGCCATCGCAAAGCTCATGCAGGGACAGAGAGGCGTCGGTGGGGTCCTTCAAACCGTGTCCGAGTCCCCTGAAAATCGGCTGTGTGACAACGGTGTGCCGCTggatcatcaccatcaccatctttACCACCAGCAGTACCAGCAGCACCACCAtcagcttcagcagcttcagtctgacCCAATCAAGAGACTTTTTCAAggccagcctcctcctcctccacccaccGCCTCCTTCCCCTCCACTGCTCCTCCGTGTTGCTCcaaccctcctcctcttcagcaGAGCCCTCGTCTCTCCTCCCAGCCTGTGATAATGGATTCTGTGTCATGTTCCCACCTCCAAGCACAACAAAGCCAGCAGCTGTATTTCAGCCTTTCTAAGTCTCAAGCAGAGGTGCAGCACAGCAGTCAAACAGCTGCACAGGGAACAG GTCTGCCTTCCCAGATGCCAGGTGTGGTGTCACCTCATGAGCTCCTCCAGAAGCTCCAGCTGGTCCAGCAGGAACAAAGTCTGGCTTCTAATGATCCACCTCGACCCTGTCCAAACCTGGCCCCTCGATTCTTGGGGCCCACACAAAGTCAAGGTGCAGGCCAAACGTTGGGCACCGTCCCAAACACGACCACGACCACTGCAGGTCAAAAAGCTGCACTTCAATTTCAG GTCATCTCCCCCCAGCGGATACCAGCCACTGTGGCACCGAGTCTGCTCCTTTCTCCCAGTGTGTTCATTCAGACCACGTCTAGTGGTGAGTTAGTTGCTCAGGACAACAGTCCTGCCACCTCATCCCTGCCCAGACCCCCGTTGCAAAAGGAGGTCAGAGTTCTTTCCAGAAACCAGCTGCAGGCCACACTGCTGCATCTCAttcag ACTGACGGCTCATTCCTGGACTCTATCTACGAAGCCTACATCAGCCGCTTTGCTAACGACTCCAGCGGCAAGTATTGA